Proteins encoded by one window of Winogradskyella sp. PG-2:
- a CDS encoding T9SS type B sorting domain-containing protein, giving the protein MNCINRSLRLILCLICSISFAQQISVNNTISPQNLIENTLIQGCVEVSNISSPSNGSAIGLGSFGYFERSTSNFPFENGIVLTTGNADSAGNGQNNAILNDGDDSWTTDSDLESALGITGTLNATSIEFDFISTSNQIQFNYILASEEYFGNFPCEYSDGFAFLIREAGSGNPYTNIALVPGTTIPVNTNTVHDEIVGFCDASNGEYFEGYNVGDTNYNGRTAILSATASIQPDVLYQIKLVIADQTDENYDSAVFIEGSSFSASVDLGEDLSTCASNILLDADIHNPDATYSWYFNNTLIPSVDTATFNAIQSGNYRVEIDISLSGIACIIEDDVNITISSTQSSDPISNYELCDDLSNDGIETFDLSTKDGEVLASVPSSTYTISYHHSDLEAQNGLNAITNPIQNITSPQLIYTRIEDTINGCLAFSTISLIVNPLPTIIDPTPLLVCDDQEADGFTTIDLSVKDDEITNGQINLVVTYHSSSTDAASGSNALPMPYVNTNINEQVFVSVRNPQTGCISTTTLDISLLDNPVINTGNHYIDACDVDHDGLAEFDLTSIIPEVLEGLTGVSVTFHESIEEALSGDNPIADDTNYNNITSNEQIVFIRVESDATGCASVTPIEIHTNLLLTATNLSDVSLCDIDNDDVEGFDFLAIAASIVHELEDITIEFYETEGDRDNQTNPIDQTALYNLQSNPQTIYITLESLTCFDQADIELFLYPVENFPSIGNVSVCDEDQDGFTTTDLSSLDTDVTFNEDGFSVTYFLTEQDAIDNTNVLPNLYTNVSNPFTLFPRISFDETGCSSINSFEVEVLPAPESHNPNEIIICDADRDGLFNINLTNSIPEVVASTVNRTITFHNTLIDADLDENSIINPSNYEAQTETIFIRIENNTTGCHSTQILNIIVNTLPYIGDLTNNMGSYNICENESDGIGEFVFETKDAEALDTQTGKEVSYYLNLNDATNKVNPINKTSPYQNISNPQTIFVRVDNITDETCFTTSSFTIEVGTNPQYNEPTDWIVCDDISNDGSEVFDFSTKVEEISAGFSDIQNVTFYSTEEDAINSTNPLPLEYANTVNPQDIFVQVDNGTICNSITSFVINVIQVPEVNPTVPIIVCDDDGDGFVTFDLTQTEIDFLDVRQDDIVINYYENFEDSELDSNPIVNPENYTNTSSIQTVYIKVTNTASNCYVTLPLELIVNLPPVINDFVTYDICVTDSNSIDLTDINIVAVDVNFNVIFSYFTNEVDAIANTNALDSNYTYQTNFDTLFVRAEYSTTHCFNYYEFNLNVNPLPIANQPTNLEACDDNFDGLLEFDLSQQNSSILNGQNATQFTVTYHNSELQAQESNSAIETNYFAFDSEIIYARVENNSTGCYNTTQFSVVINPLPVIDIEDQVICLDNLPLLVSANTNNPTDQYLWSTGETTPEIEITEIGIYSVTITSEFGCTNSRTFGVSESEAATIEVTEVVDFSDPNNITVTISGIGDYLYQLDDNEPQESNVFENVAMGYHTVTIIDLNGCSNVTKEVLVIDIPKFFTPNNDGDFDTWHIVGVETLPGTIINIFDRYGKHITQIASNTPGWDGFYNGLKLPASDYWFVADVKRGNISFQVKGHFTLRR; this is encoded by the coding sequence ATGAATTGTATTAACCGTTCCCTCCGCCTAATTCTATGTCTAATTTGTAGTATTAGTTTTGCGCAGCAAATTTCTGTAAACAATACAATTTCACCACAAAACCTTATTGAAAATACGCTTATTCAAGGATGTGTAGAAGTATCAAATATTTCTTCCCCGTCAAACGGAAGTGCTATTGGTCTCGGAAGCTTTGGTTATTTTGAACGCAGTACATCTAATTTTCCATTTGAAAATGGTATAGTTTTAACAACAGGTAATGCTGATTCTGCCGGTAATGGACAGAACAATGCAATATTAAATGACGGAGATGATTCCTGGACGACAGATAGTGATTTAGAATCTGCACTAGGCATTACGGGGACATTAAATGCAACATCTATTGAGTTTGATTTTATATCAACCTCAAATCAAATACAATTTAATTACATATTAGCATCAGAAGAATACTTCGGTAATTTTCCATGTGAATACTCGGACGGTTTTGCGTTTTTAATTCGTGAAGCTGGTTCAGGTAATCCTTATACAAATATTGCATTAGTTCCAGGGACAACAATACCTGTTAATACTAATACAGTTCATGATGAAATTGTTGGTTTCTGTGATGCATCCAATGGTGAATATTTTGAAGGTTATAATGTAGGTGACACTAATTACAATGGAAGAACAGCTATTCTATCAGCCACTGCATCTATTCAACCTGATGTATTATATCAAATAAAACTAGTCATTGCAGATCAGACAGATGAAAATTATGATTCTGCTGTTTTTATAGAAGGTAGTAGTTTTAGTGCTTCTGTAGATTTAGGAGAAGATTTATCTACCTGTGCAAGTAACATTCTACTTGATGCTGATATACATAATCCTGATGCTACTTATAGTTGGTATTTTAATAACACACTCATTCCTTCAGTAGATACGGCTACTTTTAACGCTATTCAATCTGGTAACTATAGAGTTGAAATTGATATTTCATTATCTGGAATAGCCTGTATTATTGAAGATGATGTTAACATTACAATAAGTTCTACACAATCATCAGATCCAATTTCTAATTATGAACTATGTGATGACCTAAGTAATGACGGTATAGAAACCTTTGACTTATCTACAAAAGATGGAGAAGTATTAGCTTCAGTACCAAGTTCTACTTATACAATTTCCTATCACCATTCAGATTTAGAAGCACAAAATGGGTTAAATGCAATTACCAACCCAATCCAAAACATAACAAGCCCACAACTTATTTATACAAGAATAGAGGATACAATTAATGGGTGTTTAGCATTTTCTACTATAAGTTTAATCGTAAACCCTTTACCTACAATCATTGACCCTACTCCATTGTTGGTTTGTGATGACCAAGAAGCAGATGGTTTTACAACAATTGATTTAAGTGTTAAGGATGACGAAATAACTAATGGACAAATTAACTTAGTCGTAACTTATCACAGTTCTTCTACTGATGCAGCATCTGGCAGTAATGCTTTACCAATGCCATATGTAAATACAAATATAAACGAACAAGTTTTTGTAAGTGTTAGAAACCCGCAAACTGGATGTATTAGTACAACAACATTAGATATTTCACTTTTAGATAATCCTGTTATAAATACCGGAAATCATTACATAGATGCCTGCGATGTAGATCATGATGGTCTAGCGGAATTTGACCTAACATCAATTATTCCAGAGGTCTTAGAAGGTTTAACAGGTGTGAGTGTGACTTTTCACGAAAGTATTGAAGAAGCTCTATCTGGTGATAACCCTATAGCTGATGATACCAATTATAACAATATTACAAGTAACGAACAAATTGTATTCATTAGAGTAGAAAGTGATGCAACAGGCTGTGCTTCTGTCACACCAATTGAAATCCACACTAACTTATTACTAACAGCTACTAATCTTAGTGATGTTTCTTTATGTGATATTGACAATGATGATGTAGAAGGTTTTGACTTTTTAGCTATTGCTGCTAGTATCGTTCATGAATTAGAAGATATTACTATTGAATTCTATGAAACAGAAGGAGATAGAGATAATCAAACTAATCCTATTGACCAAACGGCGCTTTACAATTTACAAAGTAATCCTCAAACAATTTATATAACATTAGAAAGTCTAACTTGTTTTGACCAAGCAGATATTGAACTATTTCTTTATCCTGTTGAAAACTTTCCGTCTATAGGTAATGTAAGTGTTTGTGACGAAGACCAAGATGGGTTTACCACAACAGATTTATCATCCTTAGATACAGATGTTACTTTTAATGAAGATGGGTTTAGCGTTACTTATTTTTTAACAGAACAAGATGCAATAGATAATACAAATGTGCTTCCAAATCTTTATACTAATGTTTCGAATCCATTCACTCTATTCCCCAGGATTAGTTTTGACGAAACAGGTTGTTCTTCAATAAATTCATTTGAGGTTGAAGTATTGCCTGCACCAGAAAGTCATAATCCAAACGAAATTATAATTTGTGATGCAGATAGAGATGGCTTATTTAATATCAATTTAACGAATTCTATTCCCGAAGTGGTAGCCTCTACAGTGAATAGAACTATCACATTCCACAATACTTTAATTGATGCTGATTTGGATGAAAATTCAATAATAAATCCATCTAATTACGAAGCGCAAACCGAAACTATTTTTATTAGAATTGAAAACAATACAACAGGCTGTCATTCTACCCAAATATTAAATATTATAGTAAACACTTTACCTTATATTGGAGATTTAACCAATAATATGGGTAGTTATAATATTTGCGAAAATGAATCTGACGGTATTGGAGAATTTGTTTTTGAAACTAAAGATGCTGAAGCTTTAGATACGCAAACCGGTAAAGAAGTTTCGTACTATCTCAACCTAAATGATGCTACCAATAAAGTCAATCCTATTAATAAAACAAGTCCTTATCAAAATATTAGTAATCCGCAAACCATCTTTGTTAGAGTAGACAATATTACTGATGAAACATGTTTTACAACATCATCATTTACTATTGAAGTTGGTACAAACCCACAATACAATGAACCTACAGATTGGATTGTTTGTGATGATATTTCTAACGATGGTTCTGAAGTATTTGATTTTTCAACTAAAGTTGAAGAGATATCTGCAGGATTCTCAGATATTCAAAATGTGACATTCTATAGCACTGAAGAAGACGCTATAAATAGCACAAATCCTCTTCCTCTAGAATACGCAAATACAGTTAATCCTCAGGATATATTTGTGCAAGTAGATAATGGAACAATTTGTAATTCAATTACGTCTTTTGTAATTAATGTTATTCAGGTTCCAGAAGTTAATCCTACTGTGCCTATAATTGTTTGTGATGACGATGGTGATGGATTTGTAACTTTTGATTTAACACAAACAGAAATAGACTTTTTAGATGTAAGACAAGATGATATTGTCATTAATTATTATGAAAATTTTGAAGATTCTGAGTTAGACTCTAACCCAATAGTTAATCCAGAGAATTACACAAATACTTCAAGTATACAAACCGTATATATCAAGGTAACCAACACTGCATCTAATTGTTATGTAACACTTCCACTAGAACTGATTGTAAATCTGCCTCCAGTGATAAATGATTTTGTCACTTATGATATTTGTGTTACTGATTCAAACAGTATAGATTTAACAGACATTAATATCGTAGCTGTAGATGTTAATTTTAATGTTATATTTAGCTATTTCACTAATGAAGTGGATGCTATTGCTAATACTAATGCATTAGATTCTAACTACACTTACCAAACTAATTTTGACACTCTATTTGTTAGAGCTGAGTATAGTACAACACATTGTTTTAATTATTATGAATTTAATCTCAATGTAAATCCTTTGCCTATTGCCAATCAACCTACAAATTTAGAAGCTTGTGATGATAATTTCGATGGATTATTGGAATTCGATTTATCTCAACAAAATAGTAGTATTTTGAATGGTCAAAACGCTACACAATTTACTGTAACTTATCACAATTCAGAATTACAAGCTCAAGAAAGTAATTCTGCTATAGAAACAAATTACTTTGCTTTTGATAGTGAAATAATATATGCTCGAGTAGAAAATAATAGTACTGGTTGTTATAATACTACACAATTTTCAGTAGTGATAAACCCTTTACCAGTGATCGATATAGAAGATCAAGTGATTTGCTTAGACAATTTACCATTACTAGTTTCTGCTAATACAAATAATCCAACAGATCAATATCTGTGGTCAACTGGAGAAACAACTCCAGAAATTGAAATTACTGAAATTGGTATTTATAGCGTTACTATAACCTCTGAGTTTGGTTGCACTAACTCTCGAACTTTTGGTGTTTCTGAATCTGAAGCTGCTACAATAGAAGTGACAGAAGTTGTTGATTTTTCAGATCCAAATAATATTACAGTAACTATTAGCGGTATTGGTGATTACCTTTATCAATTAGATGATAACGAACCACAAGAATCTAATGTTTTTGAAAACGTAGCTATGGGTTACCATACGGTTACTATTATAGATTTAAATGGTTGTTCTAATGTAACCAAAGAAGTTTTAGTTATTGATATTCCTAAATTCTTTACGCCAAATAATGATGGCGATTTTGACACATGGCATATTGTTGGTGTAGAAACACTACCTGGAACTATAATTAATATTTTTGATCGTTATGGTAAACACATAACACAAATAGCATCTAATACTCCGGGTTGGGATGGCTTTTATAATGGTCTTAAATTACCAGCTAGCGATTATTGGTTTGTTGCAGACGTAAAACGTGGTAATATTTCTTTTCAAGTTAAAGGTCATTTTACATTACGTCGATAG